The following coding sequences lie in one Oryza brachyantha chromosome 10, ObraRS2, whole genome shotgun sequence genomic window:
- the LOC102706687 gene encoding putative cyclin-dependent kinase F-2: protein MAAAVAMACKRPAPDGYACSAAAPCKKPRLLFTSIFNYERMETLGAGTYGVVYRARDRRTGEMVAVKWVRPLRGRDHGQPADVDAFVRERDCLAACRGYPSVVQLRDVAANPSNWDMFLVMEFVGARSLRDLIVGRARRPFSEAETRALMRQLLAGVRTMHAAGMAHRDIKPGNILVGPGCALKICDFGMATTAAPPYERFMVGTLHYNAPEQLTGKGQYNAQAVDMWALGCVMAELLTGGPAFTSKTVEEHLLELSELRDYEVGSKDSLAFGGLPGLSPAGREVLAGLLAFYEDERMTAEAALEHRWFTDEDDSPAVLEGLAGLA, encoded by the coding sequence atggcggccgccgtcgcgatGGCATGCAAGCGCCCGGCGCCCGACGGCTACGCCTGCTCCGCTGCTGCGCCGTGCAAGAAGCCACGGTTGCTGTTCACGAGCATCTTCAACTACGAGAGGATGGAGACGCTCGGGGCGGGCACGTACGGCGTCGTCTACAGGGCTCGCGACCGCCGCACCGGCGAGATGGTGGCGGTCAAGTGGGTGCGCCCACTGCGTGGCCGCGACCATGGCCAACCGGCCGACGTCGACGCGTTCGTGCGCGAACGCGACTGCCTTGCCGCGTGCCGCGGCTACCCGTCCGTCGTGCAGCTCAGGGACGTTGCCGCCAACCCGTCCAACTGGGACATGTTCCTCGTCATGGAGTTCGTCGGCGCCCGCAGCCTCCGCGACCTCATCGTCggccgtgcccgtcgtcccTTCTCCGAGGCCGAGACCCGCGCGCTGATGCGgcagctcctcgccggcgtcagGACAATGCACGCCGCCGGCATGGCCCACCGCGACATCAAGCCGGGCAACATCCTCGTCGGCCCGGGCTGCGCGCTCAAGATATGTGATTTCGGGATggccaccacggcggcgccgccttaCGAGAGATTCATGGTCGGCACGCTCCACTATAACGCGCCGGAGCAGCTCACCGGAAAGGGCCAGTACAACGCCCAGGCCGTGGACATGTGGGCGCTGGGCTGCGTGATGGCCGAGCTCCTCACTGGCGGACCAGCGTTCACGTCAAAGACGGTGGAGGAGCACCTGCTCGAGCTGTCGGAGCTGCGGGACTACGAGGTCGGGTCCAAGGACTCGCTGGCGTTCGGTGGCCTGCCGGGGCTGTCGCCGGCGGGACGCGAGGTGCTCGCTGGACTGCTGGCCTTCTACGAGGACGAGCGGatgacggcggaggcggcgctggagcACCGGTGGTTCACGGATGAGGACGACTCCCCTGCCGTCCTGGAGGGCCTCGCCGGCTTAGCTTAA